The following are from one region of the Mustela lutreola isolate mMusLut2 chromosome 7, mMusLut2.pri, whole genome shotgun sequence genome:
- the LOC131837146 gene encoding olfactory receptor 4F6-like encodes MGTTNDSVVSEFVLIGLSNSWEMHRFLFWFFAMFYMGIILGNLFIVFTVTIDSHLHTPMYFLLANLSLLDLGLSSTTVPKMISDLFTDCNIISFPKCMIQIFFIHVMGGVEMVLLIAMAYDRYTAICKPLHYLTIMSPKTCVSFVVAAWIVGIIHAVSQFVFVINLPFCGPNEVDSFYCDFPRVMKLACVDTYKLEFVIIANSGFISMATFFSLIISYIFILVTVWKRSSGDLSKAFVTLSAHITVVILFFMPCMFLYVWPFPTTSLDKYLFIVDFAITPVLNPTIYTLRNKDMRVAMRRLGKRIVGPSGIS; translated from the coding sequence atGGGTACAACAAATGACTCTGTGGTATCTGAATTTGTATTGATTGGACTTTCAAATTCATGGGAGATGCATcgttttcttttttggttcttCGCTATGTTCTACATGGGGATTATCCTGGGAAACCTCTTCATTGTATTCACAGTAACTATTGACTCTCATTTACACACCCCTATGTACTTCCTATTGGCTAACCTCTCTCTACTTGATCTAGGTCTGTCTTCTACCACAGTCCCCAAAATGATCTCTGATCTTTTCACTGACTGTAACatcatttcttttccaaaatgtatgatacagatattttttattcatgtcaTGGGTGGAGTTGAGATGGTGCTGCTCATAGCCATGGCATATGACCGGTACACTGCAATCTGTAAGCCTCTCCACTACCTGACAATCATGAGTCCAAAAACATGTGTTTCCTTTGTAGTGGCTGCCTGGATAGTGGGGATAATCCATGCTGtatctcagtttgtttttgtcATTAACTTGCCCTTCTGTGGCCCTAACGAAGTAGATAGTTTTTACTGTGATTTTCCTCGGGTCATGAAACTTGCTTGTGTAGACACTTACAAGCTAGAGTTTGTAATCATTGCTAACAGTGGGTTTATATCCATGGCTACCTTCTTCTCTTTAATTATatcctatatcttcattttggtaACTGTCTGGAAACGTTCTTCAGGGGACTTGTCCAAAGCATTTGTCACACTGTCAGCTCACATCACTgtagtgattttgttttttatgccaTGTATGTTTCTCTACGTGTGGCCTTTCCCTACAACATCGCTTGATAAGTACTTGTTCATTGTTGACTTTGCTATTACCCCCGTCTTGAATCCCACCATCTATACATTAAGAAACAAAGACATGAGAGTGGCCATGAGAAGACTGGGCAAACGGATTGTGGGTCCTAGTGGGATCTCATAA